The Flavobacterium johnsoniae genomic sequence GGATCGCACAAAATTAGTTATAACATATTATATAATTATCCGCTATTAGTACCTATTTTTAGCAAAACTGTTAAAAAATTAATCTTCAATTTTAATCGTTTTTTCTGATTTTATAGAATTGAAATTTATTAGGGTTTAAAAATGAAATATTTAAAACAAAAAAGCTTCTGAAGCCACATTATTTGCGATTTCAAAAGCTTTTTAACAAAGCAAAAAAATATTTTTCTTACTTTATTTCTGTGATAAACTCTTCTTGCGGAGTTCTTACTTTTTTCAAGTTTACTAACCAGTCATTTGCTTCGTCTCTGTAACCAAGGGGTAAAACTAAAACACTTTTTAAACCTAGTTCGTTTAAACCTAATAATTTATCTACTTCTGCAGGAATAAAACCTTCCATTGGAGTTGTGTCAACTTGCTGTTCTGCCGCAGCCGCAATTGCTAAACCAAACGAAATGTAAGCTTGTTTTGCGGCGTGGTTGGCGTGCCATTCTTGTCCAAGAGGTTCGTACATTCCCCAAAGTCTTGCTTTGTATTCGTCCATTGCGCTTGCAGGAATTCCTCTTTCATTTGTAGTTCTTTCAAATACCGAAGAGATTTGTTCAATGCTATATCCGTCCCAAGCTGCCCAAATTAAAACGTGAGAAGCATCTGTAACTTGACTTTGATCAAAACTTACTGCTCTAATTTTTTCTTTTAAATCTTGGTTGGTAACAACAAAAACTTTGTAAGGTTGTAATCCAGATGAAGAAGGCGCAAGTTTAGCAGCTTCAAGAATATAATCTACTTTTTCTTGCGGAACAGCTTGTCCGTTCATTTTTTTTGTAGCGTAACGCCACTTTAGTGCATCTATTAAGGCCATTTTTATTTAATTGATTAAAATTGTATTCAAATGTAAACACTTTAAGTGTATTTTTGTCATCTGATTACCAAAAGTAACTGTAACATCGAGGTAACTAGCTAAAAAATCATGATAAAAGAGCCTAAACACGATCCTAAAAAATGCACGCAACATATTATGGCAGTGCATGATGCTATGTATATTTTAAACGGAAGATGGAAAATCAGCATCATCGCTTCTTTATGTTTCAATACTTTAAGATTTACAGATTTGCTTCGAGAAGTAGAAGGGATTTCTGGAAAAATGCTAAGTAGAGAATTAAAAAATCTCGAAGAAAATCAGTTGGTAACGCGAACTGTTCTGAATACACAGCCTATAACTGTCGAATATCAATTAACAGAATATGGACATACTTTAAAAGAAGTCATTGATTCTTTAGCAAAATGGGGATATAATCACCGAAAAAAGATTACAGGCAAAGAATAGACTCAGTTTTTGATTTCTGAAATTCTTTGTAAAAATCCTTGCGATGCTATTTTTTGTTCGGCTTCTTCTATAGCTTTCAAAAGATTGTTTTGATTGTCTGTGATTTCGTTTAAAGCCTTTTTCATTACATGCCAAACGGGCTGCATTTTTTCGACCAATTCTTTTCCTTTTTGGGTTAAGATGATTAGTCTTTTTCGTTCATCTTGTTTGTCTTTTTTAGAACTGATGAGTTTTTGTTTTTCTAATTCTTTCAGCAAACTTATGGTTGATGGATGGCTATAACCAATTTCATTAGCAATTTCGACCACACTCAGTATTTCTTTTACATGCAAAGTGTAAATTACGGGAAACCATTTCGGTTCAAAATCTATATCAAAAGATTTGTAAATCAAGGCGCCGTCTTTGCGCAATTGTTCGCTAAGACGCTGTAATCTAGTGGATATAGCTAAAATGCCAATTTCATCAATTATATTCATGTCTTTTAGTTTAGCTTTAAATGGCAAAACACATTATCAGGTTTCATTAACGGAAAATCTTCTGGAAGTGCTTCTTTTGCAATTGTAACAAAATTGTTCTTTTCGTAGAAACGTAAAGCAGCTTGCAGAATAGTAACCGTTCCTAAATATAAGTTTTTAATTCCGTTTTCTTTGCTGTATGCGATTAATTGCTCTAATAATTGTTGGGCAATCTGAAACTCTTTTCCTCTATATTCTTTCTTCACAAACATTTTTCTGATGGCTGCGGCTTCATCATTAAATTTTACCAAAGCAATTGTTCCGACTAATTTTCCTTCTATAAAAGCTCCCAGAAAAGTGCCGCCAGGTTTGAAATAAAAGTTCTCAATATCTAATAAATCGGGCTGATCTTCTAAAGTAACAGGAACGTTAAATTCTTTTTGCTGAATGTTTAAAATCAAATCTACAATTTCATTTTCGTATTCGTTTTGTATCGGCTGAATGTTCATTTTAATTTCAAAATTTAATATAGGTACAAAACTACGTAGTTAACTACATATATACAAGAAAAAAACTGCTGAAGTCAGCAGTTTTATGTGTTTTTTATGATTTCAAACGATTTTTCTGTATAGAAATTATTCTTTAACTAATACAATTACAGCTTTATAACCTGTACCAACATTCCATTCGCTGGCAGAAATTACGGCGCCTTTGTCATCAATAACTTTAAATTCGGCTGTATTTGGAGAAGCAAAACCTTCGTTTAAAGCTTCAATATCAATTTTGTTGATTCCTTTTACCAAATTAATCTTAACGCTTTTAAATTCACCATCCAAAGAAACTTCAGGCTCAATAACTTTGTCGTTTAAATATACTTTTACTTTATCTCCGTCTACAAAAGCTGCATCACGATACATAACCGTAGAAGTAACTGCATTGGTATTGAAGTTTCCTAAAAATTGATTTCTTCTGTAGTAGATTCCTTCAACATTAGATTCTTGTTTGTAAAGATTAGTGTCTTTAAAAAGTTCATCTGGATTAACCTGTAATGGCGCAGATTTTTCTACAAGTGCAGGCGGATTTTCTTTTGGCGCTTCTTCTTTCGGCGGAATAACTTCTTTTTTATTCGCATTTTTTGCTGGGATACTTTTGAATTTACTGTTCAATTCTTGTGAAAATCCCTGTAGTGAAAAAGTAGCAACGGCGATTATCAAAAATATTTTTTTCATGTTCTATAATATTAATCTTGAGGGGTATGATTTTTATAAGATTAGATGCATCATAATCTTTTATATATAAACATTTTATAAAACGAATTATTGCATTGTTATGAATTAATTGTCGAAAAATTAACTTCTGTTTTTATAAAAATTGAATGTTTTATTGTGAATGTGGTTTATCTTTATAGATTATTGAAATTATACGAATAAGTTTTTTTTCTAATTATTTATTCGAAAAAAAATAACCAATTATGGAATGGAAAAATGTTCTAACAGATTTATTTAAAGTTGATTATCCGATAATACAAGCGCCGATGTTAGGTGTTACAACTCCAGAAATGACTGCGGCTGCTTCTAACGCTGGCGCTTTAGGATCACTTGCGCTTGGAGATCTTCCGGCAGAAAAATGTATCGAATTAATTAAGCAAACTAAAAAACTTACCAACAAGCCTTTTGCAGTA encodes the following:
- a CDS encoding nitroreductase family protein produces the protein MALIDALKWRYATKKMNGQAVPQEKVDYILEAAKLAPSSSGLQPYKVFVVTNQDLKEKIRAVSFDQSQVTDASHVLIWAAWDGYSIEQISSVFERTTNERGIPASAMDEYKARLWGMYEPLGQEWHANHAAKQAYISFGLAIAAAAEQQVDTTPMEGFIPAEVDKLLGLNELGLKSVLVLPLGYRDEANDWLVNLKKVRTPQEEFITEIK
- a CDS encoding winged helix-turn-helix transcriptional regulator: MIKEPKHDPKKCTQHIMAVHDAMYILNGRWKISIIASLCFNTLRFTDLLREVEGISGKMLSRELKNLEENQLVTRTVLNTQPITVEYQLTEYGHTLKEVIDSLAKWGYNHRKKITGKE
- a CDS encoding MarR family winged helix-turn-helix transcriptional regulator, whose translation is MNIIDEIGILAISTRLQRLSEQLRKDGALIYKSFDIDFEPKWFPVIYTLHVKEILSVVEIANEIGYSHPSTISLLKELEKQKLISSKKDKQDERKRLIILTQKGKELVEKMQPVWHVMKKALNEITDNQNNLLKAIEEAEQKIASQGFLQRISEIKN
- a CDS encoding GNAT family N-acetyltransferase; this encodes MNIQPIQNEYENEIVDLILNIQQKEFNVPVTLEDQPDLLDIENFYFKPGGTFLGAFIEGKLVGTIALVKFNDEAAAIRKMFVKKEYRGKEFQIAQQLLEQLIAYSKENGIKNLYLGTVTILQAALRFYEKNNFVTIAKEALPEDFPLMKPDNVFCHLKLN